One Azoarcus sp. DN11 DNA segment encodes these proteins:
- a CDS encoding DUF1638 domain-containing protein, with protein MEPILIIACGALARELKAVIAANGWQHVQLQCLPADLHNRPDRIPEAVREKIRAGRARFGRILVGYADCGTGGLLDRVLEEEGVARLPGAHCYEFYAGTPAFTALADAEPGSFYLTDFLVRHFERLVIRELGIERHPELASMYFGNYRRLVYLAQAEDAQLHEQARQAAARLGLEFQYRFTGYGDLQTAIVRFHRQEGRDARTEQVSWQS; from the coding sequence GTGGAACCGATACTGATCATCGCCTGCGGCGCGCTCGCCCGCGAGCTCAAGGCCGTGATCGCCGCAAACGGGTGGCAGCACGTGCAGTTGCAGTGCCTGCCCGCCGACCTCCATAACCGCCCCGATCGCATCCCCGAGGCGGTGCGCGAAAAGATCCGGGCGGGGCGGGCACGTTTCGGGCGCATCCTCGTCGGCTATGCCGACTGCGGCACGGGCGGGCTGCTCGATCGCGTGCTCGAAGAGGAGGGCGTCGCGCGCCTGCCGGGCGCCCACTGCTACGAGTTCTACGCGGGCACGCCGGCCTTCACGGCGCTCGCCGACGCGGAGCCGGGCAGCTTCTACCTCACGGATTTCCTCGTGCGTCATTTCGAGCGCCTCGTGATCCGCGAACTCGGCATCGAACGTCATCCGGAGCTCGCATCGATGTATTTCGGCAACTACCGCCGCCTGGTCTACCTGGCGCAGGCCGAGGATGCGCAATTGCACGAGCAGGCGCGGCAGGCCGCGGCGCGGCTCGGGCTCGAGTTCCAATACCGATTCACCGGCTACGGCGACCTCCAGACGGCCATCGTCCGGTTCCACCGCCAAGAGGGGCGCGACGCCCGCACGGAGCAGGTTTCATGGCAAAGCTGA
- a CDS encoding virulence factor: MAKLIVVQWRDIPAQVIVKNGRESAKAQLSERFQVAIDRAAMRAGKGSSDAYLEDWRRQPPRECGGDLQAEAAAEAARIEAGYSDADLDALVRAKGNATSTDTA; this comes from the coding sequence ATGGCAAAGCTGATTGTTGTGCAGTGGCGTGACATCCCTGCGCAGGTGATCGTCAAGAACGGACGGGAGAGCGCGAAAGCGCAGCTCTCCGAGCGCTTCCAGGTCGCGATCGACCGGGCGGCGATGCGCGCCGGCAAGGGCAGCTCGGACGCCTATTTGGAGGACTGGCGCCGACAGCCGCCACGCGAGTGCGGCGGCGACCTGCAGGCCGAAGCGGCTGCCGAAGCCGCCCGCATCGAGGCCGGTTACAGCGACGCAGACCTCGATGCGCTGGTTCGCGCCAAGGGCAATGCGACCAGCACCGACACGGCGTAA
- a CDS encoding methylenetetrahydrofolate reductase C-terminal domain-containing protein gives MYAARRWVVRHSRGFEIIYNAFEPIIARLDPLWRRVGYARAERPVAEVEKAIKGFLFDCKMCGQCALSSTGMSCPMNCPKTLRNGPCGGVRANGHCEVKPEMKCVWAEAWAGSQHMKSGKRIYVVQKPVDNRFRDTSSWLRVVRQIAERAAQGEQK, from the coding sequence ATGTACGCAGCACGCCGGTGGGTGGTCCGACACTCACGTGGTTTCGAGATCATCTACAACGCCTTCGAGCCGATCATTGCGCGGCTCGATCCGCTGTGGCGCCGTGTCGGATATGCGCGCGCGGAACGGCCGGTCGCGGAGGTCGAGAAGGCCATCAAGGGCTTCCTGTTCGACTGCAAGATGTGCGGCCAGTGCGCGCTCAGTTCGACGGGGATGTCCTGTCCAATGAACTGCCCGAAGACGCTGCGCAACGGCCCCTGCGGCGGCGTGCGTGCGAACGGGCACTGCGAGGTCAAGCCCGAGATGAAGTGCGTGTGGGCGGAGGCCTGGGCCGGCAGCCAGCACATGAAGTCCGGCAAGAGGATCTATGTCGTCCAGAAGCCGGTGGATAACCGCTTCCGCGATACCTCGTCCTGGCTGCGCGTCGTGCGCCAGATCGCCGAACGCGCCGCGCAGGGAGAGCAGAAATGA
- a CDS encoding methylenetetrahydrofolate reductase yields the protein MIFDDEPTPGEGLPILPGHVSPGRLERVLRAGKFAVTSEIDPPDSADPDEVFKRAAIFDGYVDAINATDGSGANCHMSSVGVCALLTRRGYAMVMQISCRDRNRIAIQGEILGGAAMGVANIMCLTGDGVQAGDHPQAKPVFDLDSMSLLEIARAMRDEQRFQSGRKLDTPPCVFLGAAENPFAPPFDWRPHRLAKKVAAGAQFIQTQYCYDIPRLRTFMAQVRDLGLLEGPNRVYIMVGVGPLASAKSATWIRDHVPGVHIPDSVITRLAGAEKQKAEGRKLCIDLIEEIREVEGVSGVHVMAYRQEEAVAEIIQTSGVLEGRVPWYPGRDRQVQRQAVGA from the coding sequence ATGATTTTCGACGACGAACCGACGCCCGGCGAAGGACTGCCGATCCTGCCCGGCCACGTTTCGCCTGGCCGCTTGGAGCGCGTGCTGCGCGCCGGCAAGTTCGCGGTGACGTCCGAAATCGACCCGCCCGATTCCGCCGATCCGGACGAAGTGTTCAAGCGCGCCGCGATCTTCGACGGCTACGTCGACGCGATCAACGCGACCGACGGCTCGGGTGCGAACTGCCATATGTCCAGCGTCGGCGTGTGCGCGCTGCTGACGCGCCGCGGCTACGCGATGGTGATGCAGATCTCGTGTCGCGACCGCAACCGCATCGCGATCCAGGGCGAGATCCTGGGCGGAGCCGCAATGGGGGTCGCCAACATCATGTGCCTGACGGGCGACGGCGTGCAGGCGGGCGACCATCCGCAGGCCAAACCCGTGTTCGACCTCGACTCGATGTCGCTGCTGGAGATCGCTCGTGCCATGCGCGACGAGCAGCGCTTCCAGAGCGGGCGCAAGCTCGACACGCCGCCGTGCGTGTTCCTCGGCGCCGCCGAGAACCCCTTCGCGCCGCCCTTCGACTGGCGTCCGCATCGGCTCGCGAAGAAGGTCGCCGCCGGCGCACAGTTCATCCAGACGCAGTACTGCTACGACATCCCGCGGCTGCGCACCTTCATGGCGCAGGTGCGCGATCTCGGCCTGCTCGAAGGCCCGAACCGCGTCTACATCATGGTCGGCGTCGGCCCGCTCGCGTCGGCCAAGAGCGCAACCTGGATCCGCGACCATGTGCCCGGCGTCCACATCCCGGACAGCGTCATCACACGCCTGGCGGGTGCGGAGAAGCAGAAGGCCGAAGGCAGGAAGCTCTGCATCGATCTGATCGAGGAGATCCGCGAAGTCGAGGGCGTCAGCGGCGTGCACGTGATGGCCTACCGCCAGGAGGAGGCGGTTGCCGAAATCATCCAGACCTCCGGCGTGCTCGAGGGGCGTGTTCCGTGGTATCCGGGGCGTGACCGGCAAGTTCAAAGGCAGGCGGTGGGGGCCTGA
- a CDS encoding 4-vinyl reductase, translated as MWTTDGLPMLYVPRHFFVNNHLAVEKALGRGQYEAVLYPAGYQSAYHWCSKESARHGLGGVEVFEHYLKRLSQRGWGQFSFRDIAPEDTSATIVLEHSAFVLAQPEAEGRLCYMFAGWFAGAMDWLSDEVGRTTRARCREVSCAGERGGHQHCVFEVTPVAAR; from the coding sequence GTGTGGACGACCGATGGCCTGCCCATGCTGTACGTGCCGCGCCATTTCTTCGTCAATAACCATCTCGCGGTGGAGAAGGCACTGGGCCGGGGGCAGTACGAGGCCGTTCTCTACCCTGCCGGCTACCAGTCGGCCTATCACTGGTGCAGCAAGGAATCTGCACGCCACGGACTAGGCGGGGTGGAGGTGTTCGAGCATTACCTCAAGCGACTATCGCAGCGCGGCTGGGGGCAGTTCAGTTTCCGCGACATTGCTCCCGAAGACACCTCGGCGACCATCGTCCTTGAGCATTCCGCCTTCGTGCTCGCGCAGCCGGAAGCTGAGGGACGCCTGTGCTACATGTTTGCGGGCTGGTTCGCGGGGGCAATGGATTGGCTCTCCGACGAAGTGGGGCGAACAACGCGGGCACGCTGCCGCGAGGTGTCGTGCGCGGGGGAGCGTGGCGGACATCAGCACTGCGTTTTTGAAGTGACACCCGTCGCGGCCAGGTAG
- a CDS encoding dipeptidase — MNEQHHNSIVIDGLVIAKWDRALFEDMRKGGLTAASCTVSVWEGFQETVENIADMKKLIRENADLVTLVRNVEDIHRAKREGKTGIILSFQNAYACEDHLGYIEAFADMGVRVIQLCYNTQNLVGTGCYERDGGLSGFGREFIAEMNRVGIMVDLSHVGANTSREAILASTKPVCYSHCLPAGLKEHARNKSDEELRFIADHGGFIGVTMFPPFLRRGVHANVMDYVEAIDYTINLVGEDCVGIGTDFTQGYDKGFFDWITHDKGRYRKLTEFGTIQNPEGLRTLGEMPNLTDGMQAAGWKASRIEKVLGANWLRVFGEVWAS, encoded by the coding sequence ATGAACGAGCAGCACCACAACAGCATCGTGATCGACGGGCTGGTGATCGCCAAATGGGACCGTGCGCTCTTCGAGGACATGCGCAAAGGCGGCCTGACCGCCGCCAGCTGCACGGTCTCGGTCTGGGAAGGTTTCCAGGAGACGGTGGAGAACATCGCGGATATGAAGAAGCTGATCCGCGAGAATGCCGACCTGGTCACCCTGGTGCGCAACGTGGAGGACATCCACCGCGCCAAGCGCGAAGGCAAGACCGGGATCATCCTCAGCTTCCAGAATGCTTATGCCTGCGAAGACCACCTGGGGTACATCGAAGCCTTTGCCGACATGGGCGTGCGCGTCATCCAGCTCTGCTACAACACGCAGAACCTGGTGGGCACCGGCTGCTACGAGCGGGACGGCGGGCTCTCCGGCTTCGGCCGCGAGTTCATCGCCGAGATGAATCGCGTCGGCATCATGGTGGATCTGTCGCACGTGGGGGCGAATACTTCCCGCGAAGCGATCCTCGCGTCCACCAAACCCGTGTGCTATTCGCACTGCCTGCCCGCCGGCCTCAAGGAGCACGCGCGCAACAAGAGCGACGAGGAGCTACGTTTCATCGCCGATCATGGCGGCTTCATCGGCGTGACGATGTTCCCGCCCTTCCTGCGGCGGGGCGTCCACGCGAACGTGATGGACTACGTGGAGGCGATCGATTACACGATCAATCTCGTCGGCGAAGACTGCGTGGGCATCGGCACCGATTTCACCCAAGGGTACGACAAGGGCTTCTTCGACTGGATCACCCACGACAAGGGTCGCTACCGGAAGCTGACGGAATTCGGCACCATCCAGAACCCCGAAGGGCTGCGCACGCTGGGCGAGATGCCGAATCTCACCGATGGCATGCAGGCCGCCGGCTGGAAGGCGTCGCGCATCGAGAAGGTGCTGGGGGCGAACTGGCTGCGGGTGTTCGGCGAGGTCTGGGCGTCATGA
- a CDS encoding MFS transporter, which translates to MRHLSGSSAAHTAAERLERLPVSGYHRLIFIIIAGAFFFDSIDLGMMTFVLGSLKAEFALTTAQAGLLASASFVGMAVGAALSGLLADKFGRKPVFQVSMVIWGVASYLCSTAADAETLTLYRVILGFGMGMEFPVAQALLSEFIPARQRGRYIALMDGFWPLGFITAGLISYYFLSIASWRTVFVVLAIPALFLLVVRRFVPESPRWLEHAGRHDEAERVLAAVESKVQASLGVRELPRPVAVPPVQQSGRRGFASLWSPEHRSSTIMIWGLWFFALLGFYGLTTWLGALLQQAGFAVTKSVLYTVLISLGGIPGFLCAAWLVEKWGRKPTCIAALVGGACGVFLYGQVAANVGSETPLILSGLLMQFFLFGMWAVLYTYTPELYSTGTRATGSGFASAIGRVGSLLGPYLVGVVLPAWGQGGVFTVGAGCFFAAALMVYLLGVETRGKSLEEIAHSHDGAGRPMGVAMGREATEAAR; encoded by the coding sequence ATGCGACACCTGTCTGGTTCGAGTGCCGCCCACACGGCGGCGGAGCGTCTGGAGCGCCTTCCGGTCAGCGGCTACCACCGCCTGATCTTCATCATCATCGCCGGCGCATTCTTCTTTGATTCCATCGACCTCGGCATGATGACCTTCGTGCTCGGTTCGCTGAAGGCGGAATTTGCCCTCACCACGGCGCAGGCAGGCCTGCTGGCGAGCGCAAGCTTCGTGGGCATGGCCGTGGGCGCGGCGCTCTCCGGTCTATTGGCGGACAAGTTCGGTCGCAAGCCCGTCTTCCAGGTCAGCATGGTGATCTGGGGCGTTGCCAGTTACCTTTGTTCGACCGCTGCCGACGCCGAAACCCTGACCCTCTACCGGGTCATCCTGGGCTTCGGGATGGGGATGGAGTTTCCCGTAGCCCAGGCGCTGCTGTCGGAATTCATCCCCGCCCGCCAGCGCGGCAGATACATCGCCTTGATGGACGGCTTCTGGCCGCTGGGCTTCATCACCGCCGGCCTCATTTCCTACTACTTCCTCAGCATCGCGAGCTGGCGCACCGTGTTCGTCGTCCTGGCCATTCCCGCGCTGTTCCTGCTGGTGGTGCGCCGCTTCGTTCCCGAGTCGCCGCGTTGGCTCGAACACGCAGGGCGCCACGATGAAGCCGAGCGGGTGCTGGCCGCCGTCGAGAGCAAGGTGCAGGCAAGCCTCGGCGTGCGCGAATTGCCGCGGCCGGTGGCAGTCCCTCCTGTACAGCAGAGCGGTCGCCGCGGCTTTGCGTCCCTGTGGTCGCCCGAGCATCGCTCCAGCACGATCATGATCTGGGGCCTGTGGTTCTTTGCGCTGCTCGGCTTCTATGGCCTGACGACCTGGCTCGGAGCGCTGCTGCAACAGGCGGGCTTCGCCGTCACCAAATCGGTGCTGTACACCGTGCTGATCTCCCTGGGCGGCATCCCCGGCTTCCTCTGCGCGGCATGGCTCGTCGAGAAGTGGGGTCGCAAGCCCACCTGCATCGCCGCCCTCGTGGGCGGTGCGTGCGGCGTTTTTCTCTACGGCCAAGTTGCGGCGAACGTCGGCAGCGAAACGCCGCTGATCCTCTCCGGCCTGCTGATGCAGTTCTTCCTCTTCGGCATGTGGGCGGTGCTCTATACCTACACCCCCGAACTCTATTCGACCGGGACGCGCGCCACCGGATCGGGATTTGCGTCGGCCATCGGGCGAGTGGGATCGCTGCTTGGCCCCTATCTGGTGGGTGTGGTGCTGCCCGCCTGGGGTCAGGGCGGTGTCTTCACCGTCGGCGCCGGCTGCTTCTTCGCCGCTGCCCTGATGGTCTATCTCCTGGGTGTGGAAACCCGCGGCAAGTCCCTGGAGGAAATCGCCCACTCCCATGACGGTGCCGGGCGGCCGATGGGCGTCGCCATGGGTCGCGAAGCCACCGAGGCGGCCCGCTGA
- a CDS encoding LysR family transcriptional regulator, producing the protein MDIRHLRTFVTVARMGSVTKAAEALHITQPAVSGQLKSLEEALELKLLSRTTSSVALTQAGQDLLLQAERALDAFGDFLHHAKARRGQVSGQLRIGVAMYDPVMLRVGPLMRRATEEYPGLRVDMQVGRISWFHDALRSSEIDGAISVCRTAMPGIDELVLREMVFELVIPSAWHDRLGADPLQALSRLPWIRMSPRSAHHAMMQEILQTLGMRPVETVEADHEAVIHALVAAEVGVGLLRSDLAQASEEAGTIRRLPAYSAAARLSFIYPTERRNDPAMGALLNTLTKVWRL; encoded by the coding sequence ATGGATATTCGGCATCTAAGGACTTTCGTAACCGTCGCGCGCATGGGCAGCGTCACCAAGGCGGCGGAAGCACTCCACATCACCCAGCCAGCGGTGAGCGGCCAGCTCAAGAGCCTTGAGGAGGCACTGGAGCTGAAGCTGTTGTCGCGCACCACCTCTTCGGTCGCGCTCACCCAGGCCGGCCAGGACCTGCTGCTGCAGGCGGAGCGCGCGCTCGATGCCTTCGGCGATTTTCTCCACCACGCGAAGGCGCGTCGCGGCCAGGTGTCGGGCCAGTTGCGCATCGGTGTGGCGATGTACGATCCGGTGATGCTGCGCGTCGGACCGCTGATGCGCCGGGCGACGGAGGAATATCCCGGTCTGCGCGTCGACATGCAGGTGGGACGGATCAGCTGGTTCCACGACGCCTTGCGCAGTTCGGAGATCGACGGCGCGATCTCGGTCTGCCGCACAGCCATGCCGGGTATCGATGAGTTGGTACTGCGCGAGATGGTCTTCGAACTGGTGATCCCGAGTGCCTGGCATGATCGGCTGGGTGCCGATCCGCTCCAGGCCCTGTCGCGCTTGCCGTGGATCCGCATGAGCCCGCGCAGCGCCCACCACGCGATGATGCAGGAGATCCTCCAGACGCTGGGAATGCGTCCGGTGGAGACGGTCGAGGCGGACCACGAGGCGGTGATCCATGCCCTGGTGGCCGCCGAGGTGGGCGTCGGCCTGCTCAGGAGCGACCTCGCGCAGGCGAGCGAGGAGGCCGGAACGATCCGGCGGCTACCCGCCTACAGCGCGGCAGCACGGCTCTCGTTCATCTACCCGACCGAACGCCGCAACGACCCGGCGATGGGCGCGCTGCTGAATACCCTCACCAAGGTCTGGCGGCTCTGA
- a CDS encoding LysR substrate-binding domain-containing protein — translation MSSSRHLLPPLNALRAFEAAARHDSFKLAAEELCVTQAAISRQIQTLEAFYGQKLFLRGNRKVELTDAGHSLYLAASSALQHIATASRDLLRHNRHEDLNLITTTAFAQLWLMPRLKRLRAQYPELQLFLVSADGNPDYHERFDAAVTLGLEEHPQYVAEHLFSEEIFPVCTPGFLEQNPRIATLEGLLTVPLLNLNASHWKARLWAPVDWAVWMSRFGLRASMGKMTMNFSHFSMLLDAVHEEVGVGLAWRHLVQHQLDAGQLVRPVAETWLAPDRMHYFVCRRDLVDSTGIRIFRDWLMDQTAPLRARPD, via the coding sequence CTTCCACCGCTCAACGCCTTGCGCGCCTTCGAGGCCGCCGCACGCCACGACAGCTTCAAGCTGGCGGCGGAGGAGTTGTGCGTGACACAGGCGGCAATCAGCCGCCAGATCCAGACCCTGGAAGCGTTCTACGGCCAGAAGCTGTTCCTGCGCGGGAACCGCAAGGTCGAACTCACCGACGCCGGACATTCGCTGTATCTGGCCGCTTCGTCCGCCTTGCAGCACATCGCCACGGCCTCGCGGGATCTGCTGCGGCACAACCGCCATGAGGACCTGAATCTCATCACCACGACCGCCTTCGCCCAGCTCTGGCTGATGCCGCGGCTGAAACGGCTGCGCGCGCAATACCCCGAACTGCAGCTCTTCCTGGTCAGCGCCGACGGAAACCCCGACTATCACGAGCGCTTCGATGCCGCAGTGACGCTCGGGCTCGAAGAGCATCCGCAATACGTGGCGGAGCATCTCTTTTCGGAAGAAATATTCCCGGTGTGCACGCCCGGCTTCCTGGAACAGAATCCCCGGATCGCGACGCTGGAAGGGTTGCTGACGGTCCCGCTGCTCAACCTCAACGCGAGCCACTGGAAGGCGAGGCTATGGGCGCCGGTCGATTGGGCGGTCTGGATGAGCCGGTTCGGGCTCCGCGCATCGATGGGCAAGATGACGATGAATTTCAGTCATTTTTCGATGCTGCTCGATGCGGTACACGAGGAAGTCGGTGTCGGGCTGGCCTGGCGTCACCTGGTGCAGCACCAACTGGACGCGGGCCAACTGGTGCGACCGGTCGCCGAAACCTGGCTCGCCCCCGACCGGATGCACTACTTCGTCTGCCGTCGCGATCTGGTCGATTCGACGGGAATCAGGATCTTCCGCGATTGGCTGATGGATCAGACGGCGCCGCTGAGGGCGCGGCCCGATTGA